The Nitrospira sp. genome includes the window CCTGGCAGCCTATGCGCGAGAGAAGAAGTCGCATCTCCAGCAGGCGAATGGGAATGTACAGGTCTTGCGTTTGTTGGTGCGAGCTGGGAAAGATTTGGGGTTCACCAGCGCGAAGCAGTATGAGTTCATCTCGCGCGAACTGGTCGAGCTGGGCCGTCAAATCGGCGGCTGGACGAAAATTCAGGCAGGATGATCGATGGGCACCCTGTTCGAGCAAATCACGTCTTTTCCCAATCTGGTGCAAGCGGCACGTCTAGCCGGCCGAGGCAAGCGCTTTCGTCCCAACGTAGCAGCCTTCGCCTTGGATCTGGAAGAGGAGCTGCATCAGGTGCGGCAAGAACTGGTCTCGCGCAGGTATTGTCCCGGCCCCTACCGCACGTTTGTCATCCGTGAGAAGAAGCCCCGTTTCATCAGCGCGGCACCGTTCCGCGACCGCGTCGTGCACCATGCGCTCTGCAATATCATCGAGCCGATTTTCGATCGCCGTTTTCTCTACGATTCATACGCCTGCCGCAAGGGGAAGGGCACGCATGCGGCGGTGGATCGCGCGTCGTCCTACGCAGGACGATTTCGGTATGTGCTGAAGTGTGACATTGAGAAATATTTTCCCAGCATCGACCATGCCATTCTCCTTGAGCTGATCGCCAAGCAAATCTGGGATGAGGGAGCGCTCTGGCTGATCCGCACCATCCTGGAGGGCAGCAACCAGCAGCCCAACGCACAGCATTACTTTCCGGGCGACGATCTGTTTGCTCCGTTTGAACGGCGTCGTGGCATTCCCATCGGGAACCAAACGAGTCAGTTCTTTGCGAATGTCTACCTGGATCGTCTGGATCATTACGTGAAGGAAACGCTTCGTGTGCCCGGCTATGTGCGGTATGTCGACGATCTGCTGCTGTTCGATCACGATAAGCGACGGCTTCACGACGTGCGGTCGGCTCTTGGGGAGGCCCTCGCGGTGCTGCGATTGCGCCTCCATCCGAGGAAGTGCTTTGTGGCCACGGTCGCATCAGGATTTACCTTTCTCGGCTATCGGATCTTTCCCGCACATCGCCGGTTGGACGCGGACAATGTCCGACGATTCAAGCGGCGGCTCCGGCTGTATCGCCAGGCGGTGGCAGACCGGAGGATGTCGGACCTTCAGCGGAAAGATCGTATCCGAAGTTGGGTGGCCCATGCGGCACATGCCGACACGGCACGCCTGCGCACGAGAATCTTAGGCAAGGCGGTGTTGTGAGCGTGGAAACATGCTTCGGGCGATGCACGTGGTAGGGGAGAGGATTGTGGCGGGACTGAGGCTCCGCCATGCGGGGTTGGTCGCTTTTTATGATCCGCGGTGGGTCTTGGAACAATGAACCGGACAACGTCCGGTCTGCAAACCGGAACAGGAACATACCCACGAAACGGAACGATAATATCGGGTTCCGTTGCGCCCAAGACGCCTGCCCGATGGCTGGACTCCGACTCTTCATGGAGAAGGTTCGGAGTGTGCCGTTGGGCGTCCAGACCGATCCCGGGCTGGTTGGATGAGACGCCGGCCAGCCGAAGAACGCACCGCCTACATTTCGGACCGGTCAAGTGACCCAACCACTGGTCCAGGACCGGCCCGAGATGAGGTCAACGGTGGTTGATAACGAAGTCCTAAGAAGGCTGTGCGAAGTCAACACGATCTATCAAAGGGTCGGATATCGAAACGTCTCTCCCACATGGCTGGTGTCGGTGCGATGGGGAATTGCATCGTGATGGACTTTGCGAGGGGACAGTGTGCAAGGCAAGTATGAGGCATAGCGGAGAAGAACGATCCGTCGCTGGTGGGCTGCTTGCCGCCGTCGGGATTCCTATGGTACCGTCGAATCCTCATATTCTGGAGTTGGAATGATGGTGAAACTTACATGTGGTATGCGACTGGTGTTGACGGTGGGAGCGTGTCTGCTCTTGGGGCTACCTCCATGGCCTACGGTGCTCGGGGCTGAGGAGCCGGTCACGATTTCAAAGTCCGAGGAGTATTTCCCTGATGTGGTCGGGAGCAGTTGGACCTATCGCGGCCAGATCAACGAGGGACCACTCCAATCTGTGGAACTGAAGATGTTCACAAATGTGTCGACGGTCTCGGGCACTAAAACCATGAACGGTGTCACCGTCACGGTGTTCCATGATACGAACCCGGGCGATCATGGACCGTCGGATAGTTTTTATCGACGCGATGCCGTCGGCATTGTGTATTATGGGTCGGATCCGGGAACACCGTTCGAGAAACATCTGACCCCCTATCAGATTTTTAGATTTCCGTTGAGAATTCCATCCTCCTTCCAGCAGTTTGACCGAATGGGAGTTGATTTCGGCAGCGATATGGATCGTGACCAGACGGATGAAAAGGTCGATACCCAGGGCTGGAGTAAAGTGGTTGGTCGAGAAACCATCACCGTTCCGGCCGGTACGTTTCAGGATGCCATCAAAGTGGAATCGCGGATGAACATGAAGATCCACTTGTCAGGAAGCCGTCGCACCGTCTCAGGAATCGACGTGATGACGGCCTGGTTCGCCAAGGGGGTCGGTCTCGTGAAATATACCGAACGGCAGGAATTATCAGCCATCAAGGAAGACCGCGGCGTCGTAACGGAGATCACGGAAGAACTGGAAGCGTACGAGGTCAAACCCGCGAAGGCCTCACTGAGTCGATTCGAACCCACGGCGAAGGGTGTTCTCACTGATGACTTTGGCGATCATGAACTGGGTCAGATAGTCTTCCACGCCCGTTTTCGTGCCTACCCCTGAGAATCGGTGCCCACCGAAGGGTTGTCGGGAAACGAGGGCGCCGGTGATCGGTCGGTTCAAGTAGAGATTGCCCACGTCGAATTCCTCCCGTGCCTTGGCAAGAGTGGCCGGGCTTCTGGCATAGACTCCGCCGGTCAATGCATAGTCGGTCCCATTCGCCATGCGAATTGCGTCGGCCATACTGTCCGCTTTCATAACGGCTAGGACCGGCCCAAAGATTTCCTCCTGTGCCAGACGGTGATGCGGTTGGATGTCGACAAACACCGTCGGTCCGACGAAATATCCGGTTTGATCCACGGGGTACTGCACGAGGAGCCGGCCTTCTTCG containing:
- a CDS encoding reverse transcriptase/maturase family protein, whose protein sequence is MGTLFEQITSFPNLVQAARLAGRGKRFRPNVAAFALDLEEELHQVRQELVSRRYCPGPYRTFVIREKKPRFISAAPFRDRVVHHALCNIIEPIFDRRFLYDSYACRKGKGTHAAVDRASSYAGRFRYVLKCDIEKYFPSIDHAILLELIAKQIWDEGALWLIRTILEGSNQQPNAQHYFPGDDLFAPFERRRGIPIGNQTSQFFANVYLDRLDHYVKETLRVPGYVRYVDDLLLFDHDKRRLHDVRSALGEALAVLRLRLHPRKCFVATVASGFTFLGYRIFPAHRRLDADNVRRFKRRLRLYRQAVADRRMSDLQRKDRIRSWVAHAAHADTARLRTRILGKAVL